In Thermoanaerobaculia bacterium, the genomic window GCCGCCGAGCCGGTAGGGGCCGCGCGGCTGGACGCGGCGGAGGTCCGCGAGGAATGTCTCCGCCCACGCCTCGATGGTGTCCGGGAGCGCCCGGCCGGTCTCGGTCAGCACGTGGAAGGCGTAGAACGGCTGTTCCTCTCCGAGGAGGCGCGCGATCGTGCGGAAGTTGAAGCCCGGACCGTTCCCGCCGGGAACGCAGAAGAACGCCGGGCGGGATCCGGTGGCTCGCAGCGCGACGAGGGTCCGGGGCAAGGGCTCTTCTCCCGACGACGGCTCCCGGAGGATCCGGGCGAGCGCGGCGATCGTCGACGCGTCGAGGAGCATCGGGAGCGGGAGGCGGCGCCCGAAACGCCGCTCGATCGCCGCGAGGATCTCCGCGGCGGCGAGCGAGTCGCCGCCGAGCTCGAAGAAGTCCTCGTGCGTTCCGGTGACCGGCCGGCGGAGCGCGAGCCGCCAGATCTCGAGGAGCGCGCCCTCCGTTTCGTCGGCCGGGGAGCTCTCCGTAGCCGCCGGATCGGGTATTTCCGGCGCCGGGAGTGCGCGGCGGTCGATCTTCCCGTTCGGCGTGCGCGGAAGCTCCCGGAGGACGACGAACGCCCGCGGGATGAACGGCGCGGGCAGCCGGGAGCGGAGGAGCTCGCGGATCCGCGGCCCGGGCGGGACCGTCCCCGCCTCCGCCTCGAAGTAGCCGACCAGCATCTTCTCTCCGGAGGGCTCGTCGAAGGAGACGGCGGCCACGTCGCGCGCTCCGGGAACGGAGGCGAGCGCCGCCTCGACTTCGCCCAGGTGCACGCGGACGCCGCGGATCTTGACCTGAAAATCCCGCCGGCCCACGTGCTCGAGGATGCCGTCCGGCCGCAGGCGCCCGAGGTCGCCGGTCCGGCACGATCGCGTTCCGTCGGGAGAGACCGGAAAGCGGGCGGCGGAGAGCGCGGGGTCCCGCCAGTATCCGTCCGCCAGCCATTCCCGCCGGACGACGATCTCGCCGACGGTTCCGGAGGGAACGGGGCGGCCGTCGTCGTCGTGGATCTCGATCGTCACTCCCGGAACCGGCGGACCGACCGGGATCGCCCCCTCCGCGACCGGTGCATCCCGCCCGAGAAGGTGTGAGCAGATCGTGCCGGCCTCCGTCAGCGCGAGATTGACCCGCAGCGATCGGGCCTCGGGGAAGTGCGCGAGGAAGAGATCGAAATCGCGCCGCAGCACCGCGTCGCTCGAAACGCGCACGAGCCGGACGCTCGGGAAACGCGCGCCGGGCCCGGCGGTGGCGAGGAACCGGCGGAAGATGCTCGGCACCGTATGGAAGACCGTCACGCGGCTCTCCGCGACGAACGCGGCGAGCTCGGCGAATCCCTCCGTCTCGACCGGGAAATGCACGACCGCGGCGC contains:
- a CDS encoding AMP-binding protein, with translation MNGPTGIAALFEARAAENPRRPAWIGRDENLSYGELNARVRRIARALANAPGDPAAPAILVFSPGVTGIAAQIAAYRSGRVAIPMDPLQPADRLVRIARAVGTALVVTDAAAGGRSGAPATPAVAAAVAETAGGGILDVGGIPDVPIGDPAPEIDPGSPACVLFTSGSTGAPKGVVQSHGMIATQALAATEELSYVPEDRCLVTGSTTLGGGLSNVHQALVAGAAVVHFPVETEGFAELAAFVAESRVTVFHTVPSIFRRFLATAGPGARFPSVRLVRVSSDAVLRRDFDLFLAHFPEARSLRVNLALTEAGTICSHLLGRDAPVAEGAIPVGPPVPGVTIEIHDDDGRPVPSGTVGEIVVRREWLADGYWRDPALSAARFPVSPDGTRSCRTGDLGRLRPDGILEHVGRRDFQVKIRGVRVHLGEVEAALASVPGARDVAAVSFDEPSGEKMLVGYFEAEAGTVPPGPRIRELLRSRLPAPFIPRAFVVLRELPRTPNGKIDRRALPAPEIPDPAATESSPADETEGALLEIWRLALRRPVTGTHEDFFELGGDSLAAAEILAAIERRFGRRLPLPMLLDASTIAALARILREPSSGEEPLPRTLVALRATGSRPAFFCVPGGNGPGFNFRTIARLLGEEQPFYAFHVLTETGRALPDTIEAWAETFLADLRRVQPRGPYRLGGHSFGGTVAWEMARRLSAAGESVEILALFDTFAPGYPPPAPPARRAAGIARRFSALGWTRGIAAVRSRIARRLRPAPLGRALRAYAPPALPVPVVLFRARDQAVRAGRVHDDPDNGWRAIA